The Calditerrivibrio nitroreducens DSM 19672 genome window below encodes:
- a CDS encoding molybdopterin oxidoreductase family protein translates to MLSRRDFIKLSAAVATAAAAGINLSSKAEAKDADVDRWVKGTCRFCGTGCGVYVGVKNDKVVAIKGNPEAKTNFGFLCVKGFLAYKVMYHPDRLKYPMIRQSDGKFKRVSWDEALNYVTEKFKYFHQKYGKDSVAYYGSGQALTEETYTFNKLWKAGFRSNMVEGNPRLCMASAVAGYITTYGSDEPIGSYSDIEHAKCFFIVGSNTSEAHPIIFRRIMRRKMSNPDVKVIVCEPRKTNTSKIADLWLPVDPGTDLAVFHCIAREIIKNGWHDKQFIDEHTRITDGEKVYDFNHYVQFLEQFTPEAVEKITRCPAENIKKAAEWFAKHGPTMSLWCMGLNQRTRGVWANNLVHNLHLITGQIGYPGAEPFSLTGQPNACGGVRETGALCHLLPGTKPVADPKWRAHCEKEWGVPEGTIDPKPGFHTVKMFESLGAENDTTKPIKAMLVCTTNPAQSLPNAHKYIKNMKDAFLVVLDIFPTRTTQLADVILPAAFIYEKGGVFGCSERRSQHTDKAVNPPGEAKPDIWIAAQIAKRMGLEKLIPWNMDDPQKANALAWADYTRVTKDTDHSFAGVSYDRLKNEKAGVQWPCPYPDHPGTVRRYVRGLDPMFEHKGFLEKFGKVIPADKKIYFYMDAKNEGRANIFLRPYKPAAENPDQEYPFFLTTGRVIEHWHTSTMTMRIPEISRAQPYSFVEIHPEDAKKYGITNGDMVEVASRRGKVVLPAVITQKSLPGILFIPMHDQHIDRMINFVCNDAVDPGSFEPEYKVAAVKIRKVSGPVKLKDKYIISDVNEKFV, encoded by the coding sequence ATGTTATCAAGAAGAGATTTTATAAAATTAAGTGCTGCAGTAGCCACCGCAGCGGCGGCTGGTATAAATCTCTCATCAAAGGCGGAGGCAAAAGATGCCGATGTTGACAGATGGGTGAAGGGGACATGTAGATTTTGTGGGACTGGTTGCGGTGTTTACGTAGGTGTAAAAAATGATAAGGTGGTTGCCATTAAAGGAAATCCCGAAGCTAAAACGAATTTTGGATTTTTATGTGTAAAAGGTTTCTTGGCTTATAAGGTAATGTATCACCCTGACAGATTAAAATATCCGATGATAAGGCAATCTGATGGTAAGTTTAAAAGAGTCAGTTGGGATGAAGCATTAAATTATGTTACAGAGAAGTTTAAATATTTTCATCAAAAATATGGTAAAGATTCTGTCGCATATTATGGTTCTGGACAGGCCCTCACAGAGGAGACATATACCTTCAATAAGCTCTGGAAAGCTGGATTCCGCAGCAATATGGTGGAGGGTAACCCAAGGCTCTGCATGGCAAGTGCCGTTGCTGGATATATAACTACGTATGGTTCTGATGAACCTATTGGTAGCTATTCCGATATCGAACATGCAAAATGCTTCTTTATAGTTGGATCCAATACAAGTGAGGCCCACCCGATAATCTTCAGAAGGATTATGAGAAGAAAGATGTCAAATCCCGATGTAAAAGTTATTGTATGTGAACCAAGAAAAACAAATACATCAAAAATAGCTGACCTGTGGCTACCAGTTGACCCTGGTACAGACCTGGCTGTATTTCACTGTATAGCTCGGGAGATTATTAAAAATGGATGGCATGACAAGCAATTTATAGATGAACATACAAGAATCACAGATGGTGAAAAGGTGTATGATTTCAACCACTACGTACAGTTCCTTGAGCAGTTTACCCCTGAAGCGGTGGAAAAGATCACAAGATGTCCAGCAGAAAATATCAAAAAAGCTGCTGAGTGGTTTGCAAAACATGGACCCACAATGTCCCTCTGGTGTATGGGATTAAACCAAAGAACCAGAGGTGTATGGGCAAATAACCTTGTGCATAACCTTCATCTAATTACAGGCCAGATAGGATATCCTGGTGCAGAGCCTTTCTCCCTCACAGGTCAACCCAATGCTTGTGGTGGAGTAAGGGAGACTGGAGCTCTTTGTCATCTACTGCCAGGCACAAAACCTGTGGCTGATCCTAAATGGAGAGCCCATTGTGAAAAAGAGTGGGGGGTACCCGAAGGGACAATTGATCCTAAACCAGGATTTCATACAGTAAAAATGTTTGAAAGTTTGGGTGCTGAAAATGACACCACAAAACCTATAAAAGCAATGCTTGTATGCACCACAAACCCAGCCCAATCTCTTCCAAACGCTCATAAGTATATCAAAAATATGAAAGATGCTTTTCTTGTGGTCTTAGATATATTCCCCACCAGGACAACACAGCTTGCCGATGTAATACTTCCTGCTGCATTTATTTATGAAAAAGGTGGAGTATTCGGATGTTCTGAGAGGAGAAGTCAACACACAGATAAAGCTGTCAATCCTCCAGGAGAAGCAAAACCAGATATCTGGATAGCTGCACAGATAGCAAAAAGGATGGGGCTTGAAAAACTGATCCCATGGAACATGGACGATCCTCAGAAAGCAAATGCTCTTGCATGGGCTGATTATACCAGAGTCACAAAAGATACAGACCATTCATTTGCTGGAGTAAGTTATGATAGATTAAAAAATGAGAAAGCAGGTGTACAATGGCCCTGTCCGTATCCTGATCACCCCGGAACAGTAAGAAGATACGTAAGAGGGTTAGATCCAATGTTTGAACATAAAGGTTTCTTAGAAAAGTTTGGCAAAGTGATTCCTGCTGATAAAAAGATCTACTTCTATATGGATGCAAAAAATGAAGGTAGAGCAAATATCTTTTTAAGGCCATACAAACCTGCTGCAGAAAACCCAGACCAGGAGTATCCATTCTTCCTGACAACCGGAAGGGTTATTGAACACTGGCACACAAGCACCATGACTATGAGGATACCTGAGATTTCAAGAGCTCAACCGTACTCCTTTGTGGAAATACACCCAGAAGATGCAAAAAAATATGGTATTACCAATGGTGATATGGTGGAAGTTGCAAGTAGAAGAGGTAAGGTAGTCCTTCCAGCTGTAATTACTCAGAAGTCCCTTCCAGGTATACTATTTATTCCTATGCATGACCAACATATAGACAGAATGATAAACTTCGTATGTAATGATGCAGTTGACCCTGGATCCTTCGAGCCTGAATATAAAGTGGCTGCTGTAAAAATAAGAAAAGTATCAGGACCGGTGAAGCTTAAAGATAAGTATATTATTTCAGATGTAAATGAAAAATTTGTATAA
- a CDS encoding chaperone NapD, with protein sequence MILVGSIVACLKDTTHSVADVLKDYPNIDIHAIDEKKSNIVITIEEESDSKLEELCKKLQEHPCIIQISHHYFNFEEEVDKIDKGIPTDLSLRGFSKSEQRKERDKLSEY encoded by the coding sequence ATGATTTTAGTTGGAAGTATTGTGGCATGTTTGAAAGATACCACCCATTCTGTAGCTGATGTTCTAAAAGACTATCCCAACATAGATATCCATGCAATCGATGAGAAGAAAAGCAATATAGTGATAACCATAGAAGAGGAATCCGACTCCAAACTTGAGGAATTATGTAAAAAATTACAGGAACATCCTTGTATAATACAAATTTCCCATCACTATTTCAACTTTGAAGAAGAGGTGGATAAAATTGATAAAGGGATCCCCACAGACTTAAGTCTAAGAGGTTTTTCAAAAAGTGAACAGCGGAAAGAGAGGGATAAATTAAGTGAGTATTAA
- a CDS encoding 4Fe-4S dicluster domain-containing protein — protein sequence MSIKKFLQDFLNKNPFKGFYQVDRLRPPGAVEEKKFMELCIRCARCIEVCPYDSIKRADLFEKMQIGTPYIFARDRACYLCMKCPSVCPTGALDNNLVDAEKVKMGIAHIDQNRCLNYLYVKEEEGLIDTGKAQICSTCYNVCPLQDKAIIMEKYILPVITEKCVGCGICVEKCPTEPKSVYIVPNGMGNKDTAGFYYQRSKMSFKKSEEITDDYLKGDKLLQKKQNIQGEDKPKFKNNFKVQEKIEGW from the coding sequence GTGAGTATTAAAAAATTTCTTCAGGACTTTTTAAACAAAAATCCATTTAAAGGTTTTTATCAGGTCGATAGACTTCGTCCTCCTGGAGCTGTTGAGGAAAAAAAGTTTATGGAACTCTGCATCAGGTGTGCGAGGTGTATCGAAGTCTGCCCCTACGATTCGATAAAAAGAGCTGATCTATTCGAAAAGATGCAGATCGGCACCCCTTATATTTTTGCCAGAGATAGGGCATGTTATCTTTGTATGAAATGCCCCTCGGTATGTCCCACCGGTGCACTGGATAATAATCTTGTGGATGCAGAAAAGGTAAAAATGGGGATTGCCCATATAGATCAGAACAGGTGTCTTAATTACCTCTATGTTAAAGAGGAGGAAGGTTTAATCGATACTGGAAAAGCCCAAATATGCTCCACATGCTATAATGTTTGTCCTTTACAGGACAAAGCCATTATAATGGAAAAATATATTCTGCCTGTAATTACTGAAAAATGTGTCGGTTGCGGCATATGTGTGGAAAAATGCCCCACTGAACCAAAATCTGTATATATAGTCCCCAATGGGATGGGAAACAAAGATACCGCAGGATTCTATTATCAGCGTTCTAAGATGAGTTTTAAAAAATCTGAAGAGATTACAGATGACTATCTAAAAGGGGATAAGCTCCTTCAGAAGAAACAAAATATCCAGGGGGAAGATAAACCAAAATTCAAAAACAACTTTAAAGTTCAGGAAAAGATCGAAGGATGGTAA
- a CDS encoding 4Fe-4S binding protein, translating to MIKKYRKTIQFIIFVGMFVVPILNILEVYFIKGTFYSIDIGDIAIADPLAIFQAIISSKHINTTMIISVILPILLMLLLGRVWCSWGCPYYFIAEGLDYVKKKLKMKNNKPSYNEHLPHKTNFIRYGFLIIGVLVMGISGIPLLNLISAPGIISSQALVLVKFHYLTFEIFFILILIILEFFYFRFWCRYFCPQGTFLSLFRWKKGLKVVKVKDDCSNCLSCIRSCPMLLNPMKEADNSLCHNCGDCIDICPDNKKTPTLKFRI from the coding sequence ATGATAAAAAAATATAGAAAAACTATTCAATTTATTATTTTTGTCGGCATGTTTGTTGTCCCGATATTAAATATATTGGAGGTTTATTTCATAAAAGGTACATTTTACTCCATAGATATCGGTGATATAGCCATAGCAGATCCACTTGCTATTTTTCAGGCTATAATTTCTTCCAAGCATATCAACACAACTATGATTATTTCTGTAATTCTACCTATCTTACTAATGCTTTTACTAGGAAGGGTCTGGTGTAGCTGGGGCTGCCCTTACTATTTTATAGCGGAAGGTTTAGATTATGTGAAGAAAAAACTTAAAATGAAGAATAATAAACCATCCTATAATGAACATTTACCTCATAAAACAAATTTCATAAGATATGGATTTCTAATCATAGGAGTTTTAGTTATGGGGATATCAGGAATACCCCTTTTAAACCTAATCTCTGCACCAGGTATAATCTCCTCTCAGGCACTTGTGCTGGTAAAATTCCATTATCTGACTTTTGAAATCTTTTTTATATTGATATTGATCATATTGGAGTTTTTTTATTTTAGATTCTGGTGCAGATACTTCTGTCCCCAGGGGACTTTTTTATCACTATTCCGATGGAAAAAAGGCTTAAAAGTAGTCAAAGTAAAGGATGATTGTAGTAACTGTCTTAGCTGTATCAGGTCATGTCCTATGTTGCTCAACCCGATGAAAGAAGCGGATAATAGCTTGTGTCACAACTGCGGCGACTGCATCGATATCTGCCCCGATAATAAAAAAACACCCACACTTAAATTCAGAATCTGA
- a CDS encoding ATP-binding protein: protein MFISSYSTIEKNTKTMITFTSLTLSDYEKEVMLKMNRINGLFNEIKLDIIRNRKYDINDIMMKIGLTENPKNFMVTLIDENGRVIDTNIAKMKDIDLNIYPDMKKKLSDAKDTERLYLDFPVYNDQVGSFFAYILQYIPEMRSYLQIGYKIDILNELLSRVYLFNQIQDFSYNISIYYVRFYDNNGYIYSPLLGGDRNGYLEILNNILKKKVFEYEESSLSAIKIAHLLTLRDWSSPYGIFYVIEVKPHLYGILKHIIFLNVMFSLIYLALYTYYYLNIKKRFVKPLEEITNSIANSTPIVHNKSSEIYEIELLKNSYLDHLANIKLKDLLKEVLIAQEKERERISRDLHDTVLQDLNYILIELTRNNMKSFADILKEDIKSLRSLVIESDMLKLKKFGLEAFINEFLEEMGDKFKDINFNKEIDLSGISFDQERNLLISRIIKELVLNATIHSHGKNISLKIKKDNDNLIVSVKDDGMGFDFEEGYAKKGHIGLKLLKERVYVLNGEIKVITDYGTEIVITIPI from the coding sequence ATGAATAGGATCAATGGATTATTCAATGAAATTAAACTGGATATTATAAGAAATCGTAAATACGATATAAATGATATTATGATGAAAATAGGTCTCACGGAAAACCCAAAAAACTTTATGGTAACATTAATCGATGAAAACGGTAGGGTTATTGATACAAATATCGCTAAAATGAAAGATATTGACCTTAATATTTATCCTGATATGAAAAAAAAGTTGTCAGACGCCAAAGATACCGAGAGGTTATACCTGGATTTTCCAGTATACAATGATCAGGTTGGTTCGTTTTTTGCATACATCCTGCAATATATCCCAGAGATGAGATCTTATCTACAAATTGGTTACAAAATAGATATATTAAATGAATTGCTTAGCAGGGTCTATCTCTTTAATCAGATTCAGGATTTTAGTTACAACATTTCGATTTACTATGTAAGGTTTTATGATAATAATGGTTATATATACTCTCCTCTTCTGGGGGGAGATAGGAATGGGTATCTTGAAATTCTGAATAATATATTAAAGAAAAAAGTTTTTGAGTATGAAGAAAGCAGTTTATCAGCAATAAAGATTGCTCATTTGCTAACATTACGGGATTGGTCATCTCCATATGGGATTTTCTACGTTATCGAAGTAAAACCACATTTGTATGGGATTTTAAAGCATATTATATTTTTAAATGTGATGTTTAGTTTAATATATTTAGCTCTTTATACATATTATTACCTGAATATTAAAAAAAGATTTGTGAAGCCACTGGAGGAGATAACCAATTCAATAGCTAATTCAACTCCAATCGTTCATAATAAATCATCAGAGATATATGAAATAGAGCTGTTAAAGAATTCTTATCTGGATCATCTGGCAAATATAAAGCTGAAAGATCTCCTAAAAGAGGTGTTAATTGCTCAGGAAAAAGAAAGGGAGAGGATATCAAGGGATCTACACGATACTGTTTTACAGGATCTGAATTATATCCTTATAGAGCTTACAAGAAATAACATGAAAAGTTTTGCGGATATTCTAAAAGAAGATATAAAAAGTTTGAGAAGTCTCGTAATTGAAAGTGATATGCTAAAGCTTAAGAAGTTTGGTTTAGAAGCTTTTATAAATGAATTTTTAGAGGAGATGGGTGATAAGTTTAAAGATATTAATTTCAATAAAGAGATAGACCTATCTGGTATCTCTTTTGATCAAGAACGAAATTTACTGATTTCGAGAATTATAAAAGAACTTGTATTAAACGCAACAATTCACTCTCATGGTAAAAATATCTCACTTAAAATCAAAAAAGACAACGATAACCTGATTGTAAGTGTTAAGGATGATGGAATGGGTTTTGATTTTGAAGAGGGATATGCCAAAAAAGGGCACATCGGTTTAAAGTTGCTCAAAGAGAGGGTTTATGTTTTAAATGGGGAGATAAAGGTGATAACAGATTATGGTACTGAAATCGTTATCACTATACCGATATAA